From one Novosphingobium sp. genomic stretch:
- a CDS encoding NUDIX hydrolase: MQGLAMQCAAIPYRRAQSGDLEILLVTSRSKGNWILPKGKVKPGKTAALSAQEEVYEEAGALGVVDQALVARFDLSVTGKDADAVREEMQVFSLEVESLALVWPEMFQRQRRWVSVPDALEAIRNARIRRALRDFAMMMAPII, encoded by the coding sequence ATGCAGGGTTTGGCAATGCAATGTGCGGCAATACCTTACCGCAGGGCGCAAAGTGGCGATCTGGAGATCCTGCTGGTGACGTCACGCAGCAAGGGCAACTGGATCCTGCCCAAGGGCAAGGTCAAGCCGGGCAAGACGGCCGCCCTGTCGGCTCAGGAAGAGGTTTATGAGGAAGCAGGGGCGCTGGGCGTGGTCGATCAGGCGCTTGTCGCCCGCTTCGATCTGTCTGTGACCGGCAAGGATGCCGATGCCGTCCGGGAGGAGATGCAGGTCTTCTCGCTGGAGGTCGAGAGTCTGGCGCTGGTCTGGCCGGAGATGTTTCAGCGTCAGCGGCGCTGGGTCAGCGTGCCGGACGCGCTGGAGGCTATCAGGAATGCCCGTATCCGTAGGGCGCTGCGGGACTTTGCCATGATGATGGCGCCGATCATCTGA
- a CDS encoding FadR/GntR family transcriptional regulator, translated as MDIPQKSRRLADDAYAGIVQMIVTEGIQVGQRLPSEVQLTERLGVSRAIIREALARLQSDGLTQARVGSGSYVTRRPDRLLAQHLPFDAIASAFGTYEVRFVLEPEAARFAAIRHSVEDMQAIAACLTALQQALLSGHPADAEDLALHRAIMIASGNIGFVETFDALKPATLQIMRAGVEISRARPPEIIQTMLKEHEDIVEAIRLGDGERAALTMRWHLSQGRRRLTPIA; from the coding sequence ATGGACATCCCTCAGAAATCGCGCCGCCTCGCCGACGATGCCTATGCGGGCATCGTGCAAATGATCGTCACCGAAGGCATTCAGGTGGGCCAGCGCCTGCCCTCCGAAGTCCAGTTGACCGAAAGGCTGGGCGTCTCGCGCGCCATCATCCGCGAAGCCCTCGCACGGCTCCAGTCCGATGGGCTGACGCAGGCCCGCGTCGGTTCCGGCTCCTATGTCACGCGGCGGCCTGACCGGCTGCTGGCGCAGCACCTGCCCTTCGACGCCATCGCCTCGGCCTTCGGCACCTATGAGGTGCGCTTCGTGCTGGAACCTGAAGCCGCGCGCTTTGCCGCCATCCGCCATTCGGTGGAGGATATGCAGGCGATCGCGGCCTGCCTCACCGCGCTTCAGCAGGCGCTGCTGTCGGGCCACCCCGCCGATGCCGAGGATCTGGCGCTGCATCGCGCCATCATGATCGCCTCGGGCAACATCGGCTTTGTCGAAACCTTCGACGCCCTGAAACCCGCCACCCTTCAGATCATGCGGGCCGGCGTGGAAATTTCCCGCGCCCGCCCGCCCGAGATCATCCAGACCATGCTCAAGGAGCATGAGGATATCGTCGAGGCCATCCGCCTGGGCGACGGCGAACGCGCCGCCCTGACCATGCGGTGGCACCTCTCGCAAGGGCGCCGCCGCCTCACCCCCATCGCCTGA
- a CDS encoding IlvD/Edd family dehydratase, whose translation MTDRPTRHFRSRDWFADPARSDMVALYLERFMNYGVTPEELRSGKPIIGIAQSGSDLSPCNRIHLDLAKRVRDGIRDAGGIPMEFPVHPIFENCRRPTAALDRNLAYMGLVEILYGYPIDAVVLTTGCDKTTPSQVMAASTVDIPAIVLSGGPMLDGWHEGDLVGSGTVIWRSRRKLAAGEIDEEEFLQRACDSAPSAGHCNTMGTASTMNAVAEALGLSLPGCAAIPAPYRERGQIAYATGQRIVEMAYEDLRPSKILTRESFLNAIRVVTAIGGSSNAQPHIVAMARHAGVEIKASDWTEHGYDLPLIVDMQPAGRFLGERFHRAGGVPAVMWELLEAGKLHGESLSVTGQSVGENVGKRPARDREVIRPFDQPLKEKAGFLVLAGNLFDFGIMKTSVISEEFRNRYLSRPGSEGVFEARAVVFEGGDDYHHRIDDPALNIDENCILVMRGAGPQGWPGSAEVVNMQPPAALIQKGIQWLPTLGDGRQSGTSDSPSILNCSPESAAGGGLSWLHTGDTIRIDINKGECNALVDAAEIERRKGDGLPPVPPSNTPWEELFREKTGQMGEGAVMDMAVKYRGLAAKTPRHNH comes from the coding sequence ATGACAGACAGACCCACCCGCCATTTCCGCTCACGCGACTGGTTCGCCGATCCCGCCCGCTCCGACATGGTGGCGCTCTATCTGGAGCGCTTCATGAATTACGGCGTGACCCCCGAGGAACTGCGCTCGGGCAAGCCGATCATCGGCATCGCGCAGTCGGGCAGCGATCTGTCGCCCTGCAACCGCATCCATCTCGATCTGGCGAAGCGCGTGCGCGACGGCATCCGCGATGCGGGCGGCATTCCCATGGAATTCCCCGTCCACCCGATCTTCGAGAACTGCCGCCGACCTACTGCGGCACTGGATCGCAACCTCGCCTATATGGGTCTGGTCGAAATCCTCTATGGTTACCCCATCGACGCCGTGGTGCTGACCACCGGCTGCGACAAGACCACGCCGTCGCAGGTGATGGCCGCCAGCACGGTGGATATTCCCGCCATCGTACTCTCGGGCGGGCCGATGCTCGATGGCTGGCATGAGGGCGATCTGGTCGGTTCGGGCACGGTGATCTGGCGCAGCCGCCGCAAGCTGGCCGCTGGCGAGATCGATGAGGAAGAATTCCTGCAGCGCGCCTGCGATTCCGCGCCTTCCGCGGGCCATTGCAACACGATGGGCACGGCTTCGACCATGAACGCCGTCGCCGAGGCGTTGGGGCTCTCGCTGCCCGGTTGCGCCGCCATTCCGGCCCCCTATCGCGAGCGCGGGCAAATCGCCTATGCCACCGGCCAGCGCATCGTCGAGATGGCCTATGAGGATCTGCGCCCCTCGAAAATCCTGACGCGCGAGAGCTTCCTCAACGCTATCCGCGTCGTCACCGCCATCGGCGGGTCGAGCAATGCCCAGCCCCATATCGTCGCCATGGCCCGCCACGCCGGGGTGGAGATCAAGGCCAGCGACTGGACCGAGCATGGCTACGACCTGCCGCTGATCGTCGACATGCAGCCTGCCGGGCGTTTTCTTGGCGAGCGTTTCCACCGTGCGGGCGGCGTGCCAGCGGTGATGTGGGAACTGCTTGAGGCGGGCAAGCTGCATGGCGAGAGCCTGTCGGTCACCGGCCAGTCGGTGGGCGAGAATGTCGGCAAGCGCCCCGCGCGCGACCGCGAGGTGATCCGTCCCTTCGACCAGCCCTTGAAGGAAAAGGCCGGTTTCCTTGTGCTGGCGGGCAATCTCTTCGACTTCGGCATCATGAAGACCAGCGTCATCAGCGAAGAGTTCCGCAACCGCTATCTCTCGCGCCCCGGCAGCGAAGGCGTGTTCGAGGCCCGCGCCGTGGTCTTCGAGGGCGGTGACGATTACCACCACCGCATCGACGATCCTGCCCTCAACATCGACGAGAACTGCATTCTGGTGATGCGCGGCGCGGGCCCCCAGGGCTGGCCGGGCAGCGCCGAGGTGGTCAACATGCAGCCTCCCGCCGCCCTGATCCAGAAGGGCATCCAGTGGCTGCCCACGCTGGGCGACGGCCGCCAGTCGGGCACCTCGGACAGTCCCTCGATCCTCAATTGCTCGCCTGAAAGCGCGGCGGGCGGGGGCCTGTCATGGCTGCACACCGGCGACACCATCCGCATCGACATCAACAAGGGTGAGTGCAACGCTCTGGTCGATGCAGCCGAGATCGAGCGCCGCAAGGGCGACGGCCTGCCCCCCGTGCCACCCAGCAACACGCCCTGGGAAGAACTCTTCCGCGAGAAGACCGGCCAGATGGGCGAAGGCGCGGTGATGGATATGGCGGTCAAATATCGCGGCCTTGCCGCCAAGACGCCGCGTCATAATCACTAA
- a CDS encoding glycosyl hydrolase family 28 protein, which produces MLPAPLPILRRGVSLDPRSFGAKGDGRAKDTSAVQQALDRCAVLGGGDVVLADGIFRVGTLRIGSNTTLRIEQGAVLKGSDDIADYPVIQVRWEGRWVSGHAALLWSQEARNVQLTGGGRIVGSTGFAGRIAPSGLRHPALMEFVEVIGLAVSDLSTEQGDMWSIHPVYCQDVRFSRLAVRGGADGIDVDSCRRVLIEDCRFDTADDCISLKSGRGMEGATIARPAEDVTIRDCSFSDRRWACIGIGSETSGGIRNVLIERCRFLNAYTFSIYIKSRPGRGAFIENITMRDLEVAEAGQGFLRLNFLDSGKQDQFPVSGIEGIPRVGGFTFERVAVRNVPVLVDAVNIHPDKPLTGFTLRDIHGASRRGIALANMQGVVLEGIHVDVKSGPMLTVTDVTGSGLEGAAKGIPVQRPPHVEASAPFRLGEGLAPPN; this is translated from the coding sequence ATGCTGCCTGCCCCGCTGCCGATCCTGCGCAGGGGTGTCAGCCTCGATCCGCGCAGCTTTGGCGCCAAGGGGGATGGTCGCGCAAAAGATACATCCGCCGTGCAGCAGGCTCTCGACCGCTGCGCCGTATTGGGTGGTGGAGATGTTGTGCTGGCCGATGGCATCTTCCGTGTCGGCACCCTGCGCATCGGTTCGAACACCACGCTGCGGATCGAACAGGGCGCGGTGCTCAAAGGCTCTGACGATATCGCGGATTATCCGGTCATTCAGGTCCGCTGGGAGGGGCGGTGGGTTTCCGGCCATGCGGCTCTGCTGTGGTCTCAGGAGGCGCGCAATGTGCAACTGACAGGCGGAGGTCGCATCGTGGGCTCAACGGGTTTCGCGGGCCGCATTGCGCCATCCGGGCTGCGTCATCCCGCTTTGATGGAATTTGTCGAGGTCATCGGCCTTGCCGTCAGCGATCTGTCCACCGAGCAGGGGGACATGTGGTCGATCCACCCGGTTTATTGTCAGGACGTCCGCTTCTCGCGGCTCGCCGTCCGGGGCGGGGCCGATGGCATCGATGTGGATTCCTGCCGCCGCGTTCTGATCGAGGACTGCCGCTTCGACACCGCGGACGACTGCATCTCGCTGAAATCCGGCAGAGGCATGGAGGGCGCCACCATCGCCCGCCCCGCCGAGGATGTGACGATCCGCGATTGCAGCTTCAGCGACCGGCGCTGGGCCTGCATCGGCATTGGCAGCGAGACCAGCGGCGGCATCCGCAATGTGCTGATCGAACGCTGCCGTTTCCTCAACGCCTATACGTTCAGCATCTACATCAAGAGCCGACCGGGGCGCGGCGCCTTTATCGAGAACATCACCATGCGCGATCTGGAGGTCGCGGAGGCTGGGCAGGGTTTTCTACGTTTGAACTTTCTCGACAGCGGTAAGCAGGACCAATTCCCGGTGTCCGGCATCGAAGGCATACCGCGCGTCGGCGGTTTTACCTTCGAGCGGGTGGCGGTCCGCAATGTGCCTGTTCTGGTCGATGCGGTGAACATCCATCCCGACAAGCCCCTGACCGGCTTCACGCTGCGCGACATTCATGGGGCAAGCAGGCGCGGCATCGCCCTGGCCAATATGCAGGGCGTGGTGCTGGAGGGCATCCATGTCGATGTGAAATCCGGCCCGATGCTGACGGTGACCGATGTGACCGGAAGCGGCTTGGAAGGTGCGGCCAAAGGCATCCCAGTGCAGCGTCCGCCTCATGTCGAGGCATCAGCGCCATTTCGACTGGGGGAGGGATTGGCGCCGCCCAACTGA